TTGCAGTTTTGCTTTATTTACACGTGAAATCTCACCTTTAGTGGAATTTAAGGTAAGAATGTTCATATATTTTGTATGAAAGGGACGTTAATTGTAATACGAGTGCTGTTTTTGTCTTAAAATAATCCCGAAGCAGCAGTGTCCCTTTACtgagcttttatttttcttgccaaaactttattcttttatttgctAAACAACATCTATGGACCAAGACATGTGTGTTTCTTGTgcattaaatgtgtttaaaaagagCGCACGTGAGTTAAAGGTGCCATAAGCGTTTAGAATGGAGAAAACGAGGTTCTGTCCTAATCCACGTGACACACTTGTTAGGTGCACTTCTTCAGGATGGAAGGAAACCAGGAAGACACCTACACAGTAACATTATGTTTCTAGGGTCACTTTTAATTTAAAGCACATCTCCATCCCCAGAACCAGGAAGAACTTCATCTGGTGTCATCTGCTGCATCTTTTCATTATTGACCtactctgtctttttttctggaCAGACGTCTTCAGCATCATGAGTGCATCCAAGGAAGCCTTGCAGGCCCGTGTGAAGGCTttggaggaggaagtggagcGACTGAAGTACCAGCTAAGAGGAAAGAGCGACCAGGGGACGATGCCGCCGTTAAAGGCTCAGGAGAACAGCGGGAACAGTAAGAGAGGGAAGAAGGCGTTCGACTTTGCCGCACACCCGCGCCGCCACGTGGCGCTGCGTCTAGCCTACCTGGGCTGGCAGTACCAGGGATTTGCTGTGCAGGAGAACACTGACAACACGGTGGAGGCGCGGGTGTTTGAGGCTCTGCTGAAAACAAAGCTGGTCCAGGACAGGCAGAGCTCCAATTACCACCGCTGCGGCCGCACGGATAAAGGAGTCAGCGCTTTCTCACAGgtacaacaccaccaccacgttCCAGTCTTCTTGATTATTCCAGCTGGAGGATATGCCTGCATTTGGTTACTCCAGTTACTCCAGTTTTTGATTTCGGTCACATGACGTTCTTCCAGCAGTTAGGGTGGAGAAACCGTAATGTTCTTCTGTTGGGAGGAAGTAAAGAGCATGAGAATAAATAGAGAtgtgattaaaataataatgatgctgTATTGCAGGTCATATCTATTGACCTGCGCTCGAGTCAGTTCAGCGGTCTGGGTGTGACCGTTCCTGATGGCATCGAACCTAAAGCCGGGGGTGGAGCTGAGACGAAAGCAGAGTTGCCTTATGTGAAGATGCTGAACCGAGTCCTTCCTCCTGATATCCGGGCTCTCGGCTGGTCTCCGGTGCCCATCGGCTTCAGCGCTCGCTTCGACTGCCAGTCCAGAACATACCGGTACTACTTTCCCTGTGGAGACCTGGACGTCCAGCTCATGGCTGAAGCAGCTAAACGGTACAGGAAACAATGTGGTTGTGAtgttttgtggtgttgtgtgtcttcTCATACAGTTAATATATCGTGTGCAGATATGAAGGCACACATGACTTCAGGAACCTGTGTAAGATGGACGTTGGTAACGGAGTTCTGCAGTTCCAGAGGACCATCACGTCCGCTAGCGTTCAGCCGTGCCAACCCGGTCACCCCTCCCCCTCCGACCCTCAGCGCCTTTACGTGTTCGAGGTGAAAGGTCTCGCCTTCCTGTACCACCAGGTCAGCACACGCTTTAGAcgttgtttttatattctttctCTTCTAGCTCATTGATTTTGGCTGTTAACGTTCTTTCTTGTGCAGGTTCGTTGCATGATGGCGGTGctgcttctgattggccagaaacTGGAAGCTCCTGACGTCATCAACCAGCTCCTGGATGTTAAGAACAATCCCAGGAAGCCTCAGTACAGGTGACACAATTGATGGTTTTTGTGCGTAGTGTATTCTGTCATTTGAATAGAAGATGAAATGTGTCATGAAGGTAATTAGAAGGTAACACGGAGAAAACGTGCGTTGTGTTTTGTCGAATATTCGTCCTAATGACGAGATTGTTGTGGATATTTTTTCAGCATGGCAGTGGATTACCCTCTGGTGTTGTACGAGTGCCATTTCGATGGCCTGAGGTGGATTAGCGAGCCTGAAGAGGAGAGCCACGTGCTCAGCTCTCTTCTCCAACACTGGACTCAGACTGCAGTCAGAGCTCAGGTGCTGAACGGCATGATCCACGGCCTCCAGAGCCCCGACACAGGTGTGTGATCAGACACGGTGTGTAAGAAATACACcttgttcattattttcca
The nucleotide sequence above comes from Hemibagrus wyckioides isolate EC202008001 linkage group LG01, SWU_Hwy_1.0, whole genome shotgun sequence. Encoded proteins:
- the pus3 gene encoding tRNA pseudouridine(38/39) synthase; translated protein: MSASKEALQARVKALEEEVERLKYQLRGKSDQGTMPPLKAQENSGNSKRGKKAFDFAAHPRRHVALRLAYLGWQYQGFAVQENTDNTVEARVFEALLKTKLVQDRQSSNYHRCGRTDKGVSAFSQVISIDLRSSQFSGLGVTVPDGIEPKAGGGAETKAELPYVKMLNRVLPPDIRALGWSPVPIGFSARFDCQSRTYRYYFPCGDLDVQLMAEAAKRYEGTHDFRNLCKMDVGNGVLQFQRTITSASVQPCQPGHPSPSDPQRLYVFEVKGLAFLYHQVRCMMAVLLLIGQKLEAPDVINQLLDVKNNPRKPQYSMAVDYPLVLYECHFDGLRWISEPEEESHVLSSLLQHWTQTAVRAQVLNGMIHGLQSPDTDKAPVIPCCLMEGSRQRNYRPLLERPRCESLESRIQHFVKRGRLEREEGEGGEEGSTVFRGKRSKHSHQASSKNQEDADLLSQTDITLQPS